The Solanum dulcamara chromosome 2, daSolDulc1.2, whole genome shotgun sequence region aaagaaaggaaaatagagTCAAGAAAATGACAAATGAGATGTATGAGGTATTAAGTGGAAAAAAAGATTCTGCTGACATGCACCCTTTCGATCAGAATGACCTGAGTTGCGTGATCAAGAAAAACCTCAAAGAGGTTCATGAATTAATGAGAAAAATTGTTGATGGAGAGGGGTCTACATCGAATGCCTACCAACCCATTGTTGAATCAATGGTAACTGGTAGGACCAACTTTGGAGGGCCAAGGGATCCTTCTCCTCTATTGTTTGCACAAATATTTCCTCCGGTGGGTCCAATATTATTATCTTGAATGCCTCAACAAATAGCTATTAGAGAAAATCCTGGAATGgcctgtcacgccccgggaggataccctaggcatggtcggcactcgaaagccatttctggcctccaagcgaaccacctagtccagtcacacttccattcattcacattctaccagtggaagactcaatcataggaatactatccataatataggACCAAAGGCCAACAACTATCAAATCGATAACAGCTTTAATAGAACTACTCAAAAAAACAATCCaacattcccacactctagtctatgaagcctctatcaa contains the following coding sequences:
- the LOC129872542 gene encoding agamous-like MADS-box protein AGL80 produces the protein MPRNKVNFTLIEDESKRKVSYQKRQKGLFKKCEELKTLCDVEVADVVYGPYRNEPYIFPNNDAARTTFIKFKELPTLEKSKNMVTIEEFTEQRIEKLEEQLKKRKENRVKKMTNEMYEVLSGKKDSADMHPFDQNDLSCVIKKNLKEVHELMRKIVDGEGSTSNAYQPIVESMVTGRTNFGGPRDPSPLLFAQIFPPVGPILLS